A window from Candidatus Latescibacterota bacterium encodes these proteins:
- a CDS encoding peptidylprolyl isomerase: MVVLSVAQGDIVLRFFPETAPEHVKNFLWHAAHTYPGCTFHRVIPGFMIQGGDPNSKDDDPANDGMGGDSYLGEGTTLPPEFSARRHRRGILSMARATDPASAGSQFFIMHGEAPQLDGQYSVFGEVIDGIEVVDAIANVVRDDRDRPVENQTILAARVEDWPTAKVEAVKEEMTAADPAAPRF, from the coding sequence GTGGTCGTCCTGAGCGTGGCGCAGGGGGACATCGTCCTGCGCTTCTTCCCCGAGACGGCGCCCGAACACGTGAAGAACTTTCTCTGGCACGCGGCGCACACCTATCCCGGCTGCACCTTCCACCGCGTGATCCCGGGCTTCATGATCCAGGGCGGCGATCCCAACAGCAAGGACGACGACCCCGCCAACGACGGCATGGGCGGCGATAGCTACCTGGGCGAGGGCACGACCCTGCCGCCCGAGTTCAGCGCGCGGCGGCATCGGCGCGGCATCCTGTCCATGGCGCGCGCGACCGATCCGGCCAGCGCGGGCAGCCAGTTCTTCATCATGCACGGCGAAGCGCCCCAGCTCGACGGCCAGTACAGCGTCTTCGGCGAGGTGATCGACGGCATCGAGGTCGTCGACGCCATCGCGAACGTCGTCCGCGACGACCGCGACCGCCCCGTGGAGAACCAGACCATCCTCGCCGCGCGCGTGGAGGACTGGCCCACGGCCAAGGTGGAAGCGGTCAAGGAGGAGATGACCGCGGCCGACCCCGCGGCACCCCGATTCTGA
- a CDS encoding zinc ribbon domain-containing protein, which translates to MPFYEYECRECGEKFTALLSMSRRDELEPTLACPRCEAKGPRRLLSSFATGGSGSGGAPAPSCGGGG; encoded by the coding sequence ATGCCCTTCTACGAGTACGAGTGTCGCGAGTGCGGCGAGAAGTTCACGGCCCTGCTCAGCATGAGCCGGCGCGACGAGCTCGAGCCCACCCTGGCCTGCCCGCGCTGCGAGGCCAAGGGTCCCCGTCGCCTGCTGTCCAGCTTCGCCACCGGCGGCTCCGGCAGCGGCGGGGCGCCGGCGCCCAGCTGCGGCGGTGGTGGCTGA
- a CDS encoding peptidylprolyl isomerase yields MADKETVVTLKTNRGDIALRFFPGTAPEHVKNFIWHAENTYPGCTFHRVIPGFMIQGGDPNTKPGAKGIPGTGGHSYKGPGTQLKAEFNERPHVRGTLSMARSQDPNSAGSQFFIMHEAAPFLDGQYSVFGEAITGLDVVDAIVSADTDGNDRPREDQRIESVTVEEWDGDQVQAALSALAKEGR; encoded by the coding sequence ATGGCGGACAAGGAGACCGTGGTCACCCTCAAGACCAACCGGGGTGACATCGCCCTGCGCTTCTTCCCCGGCACGGCGCCGGAGCACGTGAAGAACTTCATCTGGCACGCCGAGAACACCTACCCCGGCTGCACCTTCCACCGGGTGATCCCGGGCTTCATGATCCAGGGCGGCGACCCGAACACCAAACCCGGCGCCAAGGGCATCCCCGGGACGGGCGGGCACAGCTACAAGGGCCCGGGCACGCAGCTCAAGGCGGAGTTCAACGAGCGTCCCCACGTGCGCGGCACGCTGTCCATGGCGCGCTCGCAGGATCCGAACAGCGCCGGCAGCCAGTTCTTCATCATGCACGAGGCCGCGCCCTTCCTCGACGGCCAGTACAGCGTCTTCGGCGAGGCGATCACGGGACTCGACGTGGTCGACGCGATCGTCAGCGCCGACACCGACGGCAACGACCGCCCCCGGGAGGACCAGCGCATCGAGAGCGTCACGGTCGAGGAGTGGGACGGCGACCAGGTGCAGGCGGCGCTCAGCGCGCTCGCGAAGGAGGGGCGGTGA
- the pdxT gene encoding pyridoxal 5'-phosphate synthase glutaminase subunit PdxT produces MPTVGVLALQGAVEKHLRRLESLGAAARPVLTAADLNGLDAIVLPGGESSTMTHLLAAGGLRAPLAEFLAARPVLATCAGLILLARSANHLPAPPFGLLDVDVARNAWGRQVFSFQEELDWPLPAPDGSPGAPTLKAIFIRAPRITRVGEGVDVLARFRGEPVALREGKLLALAFHPELTDDPRVHAWFLREFVGAAEIRA; encoded by the coding sequence ATGCCCACGGTGGGCGTGCTCGCCCTGCAGGGCGCGGTGGAGAAGCACCTGCGGCGGCTGGAGTCGCTGGGCGCGGCGGCGCGCCCCGTGCTCACGGCGGCCGATCTCAACGGCCTCGACGCCATCGTCCTCCCCGGCGGCGAGTCCAGCACCATGACCCATCTCCTGGCCGCGGGTGGCCTGCGCGCACCGCTGGCCGAGTTCCTCGCCGCGCGTCCCGTGCTCGCCACCTGCGCGGGGCTCATCCTGCTGGCGCGCAGCGCGAACCACCTGCCGGCGCCGCCCTTCGGCCTGCTGGACGTGGACGTCGCCCGCAACGCCTGGGGACGCCAGGTCTTCAGCTTCCAGGAGGAGCTCGACTGGCCGCTGCCCGCGCCCGACGGCTCCCCCGGCGCGCCCACGCTCAAGGCCATCTTCATCCGCGCGCCGCGCATCACGCGCGTGGGGGAGGGCGTCGACGTCCTCGCGCGCTTCCGCGGCGAGCCCGTGGCCCTGCGGGAGGGCAAGCTGCTGGCTCTGGCCTTCCACCCGGAGCTCACCGACGATCCCCGCGTCCACGCCTGGTTTCTGCGCGAGTTCGTCGGCGCGGCGGAGATTCGCGCTTAA
- a CDS encoding insulinase family protein translates to MAISIWVVALLTVIVAPVGAADLQEHHLDNGLDLLFKEAHGGPMVASIVTVGAGARFEDETSYGASHFLEHMVFNGTATRSREDINEGIKAYGGYINAMTRREYTCYILLVPREYLRQGLEIQADMLFGSLLPPDEFEKEKRVVIEEMNKDYDSGSYRGDLARGSFFLDGTPYDHPILGTVETIERLQRDQVMAYYRSRYQPGNCRLFLVGDFESEPALALVDSIFGIVPGRAAATPRRVRPMWSEEPEFRVYRAEEGTPRLDLAWLAPALRDGDYAAQLALAGMLGDEHRSPLRVDDEGGRVLELSASVEPFADFSLFTLTLDIGDQNVGELSRLLAERLAGLATWVPDAAWTAEVAHGLRVEDVFLQDTYHYYAMMKSAELHLGGYAFLAGYDASLATLSPAALRGALERSLLAGAPRVIWSGQDADSTATSIPGGPPLADFHVLPSTAQLPIPPAAAPAGALASGSPQGAGGEERLVFDNGLTVLLRSDAASQVCAAHLLIRGRSDAEPEGREGMVALAHNLLSSGTREHDEAAIAGILSSLGATLKVGDNPWIPFDDYYTRQDFSFLRLELLDESAAEGLALLAELVGNATYPDAAVDREKGRMLASLRMGSPRPSEVAREALAAWTYADGPLGRPVEGTAESIAAIDAAQLRDFHPRYFDPARMVLSVVSGLPLERLRGIVRERFGALTRPEEPLALPASALQPGPGELRHPMEDKAQVALIAARLTPPAGDLPDGLEVLVDVLSARMALELREKQGLAYSVGAGLRLVPGLAAGEHGYGQVTLQMSTGADNLEQARTGMQAELERMGAEPPSAEEVFRAVNGRWGRELMRDLSRIHQAYQLGLREHLGLDPFAGSEGRVAKQRAIPPAELAALARQYLLQDDWLWVLAGGGLQ, encoded by the coding sequence GGACGAGACCAGCTACGGCGCCAGCCACTTCCTCGAGCACATGGTTTTCAACGGCACCGCCACGCGGAGCCGGGAGGACATCAACGAGGGCATCAAGGCCTACGGCGGTTACATCAACGCCATGACCCGCCGCGAGTACACCTGCTACATCCTGCTCGTGCCCCGCGAGTACCTGCGTCAAGGCCTGGAGATACAGGCGGACATGCTCTTCGGTTCCCTGCTGCCCCCGGACGAGTTCGAGAAGGAGAAGCGCGTCGTCATCGAGGAGATGAACAAGGACTACGACAGCGGCAGCTACCGCGGCGATCTCGCGCGGGGCAGCTTCTTCCTCGACGGCACGCCCTACGACCATCCCATCCTGGGCACGGTGGAGACCATCGAGCGGCTTCAGCGCGACCAGGTGATGGCCTACTACCGGTCCCGCTATCAGCCCGGCAACTGCCGTCTGTTCCTGGTGGGGGATTTCGAGAGCGAGCCGGCGCTCGCCCTCGTGGACTCGATCTTCGGCATCGTGCCGGGGCGCGCGGCGGCCACGCCGCGGCGGGTGCGTCCCATGTGGTCCGAGGAGCCGGAGTTCCGCGTCTACCGGGCGGAGGAGGGCACGCCGCGACTGGACCTCGCCTGGCTGGCGCCGGCGCTGCGGGACGGCGACTACGCCGCGCAGCTCGCCCTGGCCGGCATGCTCGGCGACGAGCACCGCTCGCCGCTGCGGGTGGACGACGAGGGCGGGCGCGTCCTCGAGCTGAGCGCGAGCGTCGAGCCCTTCGCGGACTTCAGCCTCTTCACGCTGACCCTGGACATCGGCGACCAGAACGTCGGCGAGCTCTCCCGGCTCCTCGCGGAACGGCTCGCCGGCCTCGCCACCTGGGTCCCCGACGCGGCCTGGACCGCGGAGGTCGCGCATGGCCTGCGCGTGGAGGACGTCTTCCTGCAGGACACCTACCACTACTACGCGATGATGAAGTCCGCCGAGCTGCACCTGGGCGGCTACGCCTTCCTCGCCGGCTACGACGCCTCCCTGGCGACGCTCTCGCCGGCGGCGCTCCGCGGCGCGCTGGAGCGCAGCCTCCTGGCGGGCGCGCCTCGCGTGATCTGGAGCGGGCAGGACGCGGACTCGACGGCGACGTCGATCCCCGGCGGCCCGCCGCTCGCCGACTTCCACGTGCTGCCGAGCACCGCGCAGCTGCCCATCCCGCCCGCGGCGGCGCCGGCGGGCGCGCTGGCCAGCGGGAGCCCGCAGGGCGCCGGAGGCGAGGAGCGTCTCGTGTTCGACAACGGCCTCACGGTGTTGCTGCGCTCGGACGCGGCGAGCCAGGTCTGCGCCGCGCATCTGCTGATCCGCGGGCGCTCGGACGCCGAGCCGGAGGGCCGCGAGGGCATGGTGGCGCTGGCCCACAACCTTCTGTCCAGCGGCACCCGCGAGCACGACGAGGCCGCGATCGCGGGCATCCTCTCCTCGCTGGGCGCCACGCTCAAGGTCGGGGACAATCCCTGGATCCCCTTCGACGACTACTACACGCGGCAGGACTTCTCCTTCCTGCGCCTGGAGCTGCTGGACGAATCCGCGGCCGAGGGCCTGGCCCTGCTGGCCGAACTGGTCGGCAACGCCACCTACCCCGACGCGGCCGTGGACCGTGAGAAGGGGCGCATGCTGGCGTCGCTGCGGATGGGCAGCCCGCGGCCGAGCGAGGTGGCGCGTGAAGCGCTGGCCGCCTGGACCTACGCGGACGGCCCCCTGGGCCGCCCGGTGGAGGGCACGGCCGAGAGCATCGCCGCGATCGACGCCGCGCAGCTGCGCGACTTCCATCCCCGCTACTTCGACCCGGCGCGGATGGTCCTCTCGGTGGTCTCCGGCCTGCCGCTGGAGCGCCTGCGCGGGATCGTGCGCGAGCGCTTCGGCGCCCTGACGCGGCCCGAGGAGCCGCTCGCACTGCCCGCCAGCGCGCTGCAGCCGGGACCCGGCGAGCTGCGCCACCCCATGGAGGACAAGGCCCAGGTCGCGCTCATCGCCGCGCGGCTCACGCCTCCGGCGGGCGATCTGCCCGACGGCCTGGAGGTGCTGGTGGACGTCCTCTCGGCCCGGATGGCGCTGGAGCTGCGGGAGAAGCAGGGGCTCGCCTATTCGGTCGGAGCGGGCCTGCGCCTGGTGCCGGGCCTGGCGGCGGGGGAGCACGGCTACGGGCAGGTCACGCTGCAGATGTCCACCGGCGCGGACAACCTGGAACAGGCGCGGACCGGCATGCAGGCCGAGCTGGAGCGCATGGGCGCCGAGCCGCCGAGCGCGGAGGAGGTCTTCCGCGCCGTCAACGGGCGCTGGGGGCGCGAGCTCATGCGGGATCTCTCTAGGATCCACCAGGCCTACCAGCTCGGGCTGCGCGAGCACCTGGGGCTGGATCCCTTCGCGGGGAGCGAGGGCCGCGTGGCGAAGCAACGGGCCATTCCGCCGGCAGAACTTGCCGCACTGGCCCGGCAGTATCTGCTGCAGGATGACTGGCTCTGGGTCCTGGCGGGTGGCGGATTGCAGTGA
- a CDS encoding glycosyltransferase family 39 protein — translation MSRRRVLLAVAAGLLWLAGLATTPLFESTEGRYGSVAAEMRRGGDWLEPHFNGLVHLTKPPLAYWAGALGLTLLPDGEFALRLPATLAWLAGALLLYPLALDLGLDRRRARWAAWLGGTAPLAMVQGHMLSSDVFLALGVILAYRGVLSAGPGWRRALWTGAGLAVGLLAKGHMVLFWCWLPLAVGLPLAREPRRLLTLAHPLTWLLLLGLGLPWFVAEILRHPGLLHYWIWGETEQRYLSTAHGRAEPWWYFLALTPAALLPWLPEAARGLWRGLRDRRRATLVAWALLPLLLLSLSGSKRPNYLLPLVPPLALMAAAALPEGGLRGLRWRTGLWVGLAILAPLVLGLRSDWTPPTRALVRAAKAEGGPLVAYRVMPTALSYYWGSPVPVLEREPTGPFDSPAALARWAPTDPIVLTAALEAGGAVLAGSGDDQALERATGIALRPRARAGRLALWCREVPGGTP, via the coding sequence GTGAGCCGGCGCCGGGTCCTCCTCGCCGTGGCCGCTGGCCTGCTCTGGCTCGCGGGGCTCGCCACGACGCCGCTCTTCGAGAGCACGGAGGGGCGCTACGGGTCCGTCGCCGCGGAGATGCGGCGCGGCGGCGACTGGCTGGAGCCGCACTTCAACGGCCTGGTCCACCTCACCAAGCCGCCGCTCGCCTACTGGGCCGGGGCGCTGGGCCTGACCCTGCTGCCCGACGGCGAGTTCGCGCTGCGCCTGCCCGCCACGCTGGCCTGGCTGGCGGGCGCCCTGCTGCTCTATCCGCTCGCGCTGGACCTCGGTCTCGATCGACGGCGCGCGCGCTGGGCGGCCTGGCTCGGCGGCACGGCGCCGCTCGCGATGGTGCAGGGGCACATGCTCAGCAGCGACGTCTTCCTCGCACTCGGCGTGATCCTCGCCTATCGCGGCGTGCTGTCGGCCGGGCCCGGCTGGCGACGTGCGCTCTGGACCGGCGCCGGCCTGGCCGTCGGGCTGCTGGCCAAGGGACACATGGTGCTCTTCTGGTGCTGGCTACCGCTCGCCGTCGGGTTGCCCCTGGCGCGGGAACCGCGGCGATTGCTGACGCTGGCCCATCCCCTGACCTGGCTGCTCCTGCTCGGGCTCGGCCTCCCCTGGTTCGTGGCGGAGATCCTGCGGCACCCCGGACTCCTGCACTACTGGATCTGGGGCGAGACCGAACAGCGCTACCTCAGCACGGCGCACGGCCGCGCGGAGCCCTGGTGGTACTTTCTCGCGCTGACGCCGGCGGCGCTGCTGCCCTGGCTGCCCGAGGCTGCGCGTGGCCTGTGGCGAGGGCTGCGCGACCGGCGGCGCGCCACGCTCGTCGCCTGGGCGCTGCTGCCGCTCTTGCTGCTCAGCCTCAGCGGCAGCAAGCGTCCCAACTATCTCCTGCCCCTCGTGCCGCCGCTGGCGCTGATGGCCGCCGCCGCGCTTCCCGAAGGCGGCCTGCGCGGGCTGCGCTGGCGCACGGGGCTCTGGGTGGGACTGGCGATCCTGGCCCCTCTGGTGCTGGGCCTGCGCTCCGACTGGACGCCGCCCACGCGCGCGCTCGTCCGCGCGGCCAAGGCAGAGGGGGGGCCGCTGGTGGCCTATCGGGTCATGCCCACGGCGCTTTCCTACTATTGGGGATCGCCGGTGCCGGTGCTGGAACGTGAGCCCACGGGCCCCTTCGACTCGCCCGCGGCGCTCGCCCGCTGGGCGCCCACGGACCCCATCGTGCTGACCGCGGCCCTCGAGGCGGGTGGAGCGGTGCTGGCCGGCTCCGGGGATGACCAGGCGCTCGAGCGCGCCACGGGGATCGCTCTGCGGCCGCGCGCGCGAGCGGGCCGACTGGCGCTCTGGTGCCGAGAGGTGCCGGGCGGCACGCCCTAG
- the pdxS gene encoding pyridoxal 5'-phosphate synthase lyase subunit PdxS, producing the protein MKVSTFEEKVGLAEMLKGGVIMDVTNAAQAKIAEDAGAAAVMALERIPSDIRADGGIARMSDPRMIREIQAAVNIPVMAKCRIGHIAEARVLEALEVDFIDESEVLTPADDANHVWKHEFKVPFVCGCRDLGEALRRIGEGAAMIRTKGEAGTGNIVEAVRHLRAVVGGIRRLTQLDAGELMAAAKELGAPFALVKQVAESGKLPVPNFSAGGVATPADAALMRTLGAEAVFVGSGIFKSSDPERMAKAVVEATTHWQDADRLARISEGLGAAMRGLDMAEIPQDQVLQTRGW; encoded by the coding sequence ATGAAAGTAAGCACCTTCGAGGAGAAGGTCGGACTCGCCGAGATGCTCAAGGGCGGGGTCATCATGGACGTGACCAACGCCGCGCAGGCGAAGATCGCCGAGGACGCCGGCGCCGCCGCGGTGATGGCCCTCGAGCGCATTCCTTCGGACATCCGGGCCGACGGCGGCATCGCCCGCATGAGCGACCCGCGCATGATCCGCGAGATCCAGGCCGCCGTGAACATCCCCGTCATGGCGAAGTGCCGCATCGGGCACATCGCCGAGGCCCGGGTACTCGAAGCGCTGGAGGTGGACTTCATCGACGAGTCCGAGGTGCTCACGCCGGCGGACGATGCGAATCACGTCTGGAAGCACGAGTTCAAGGTGCCCTTCGTCTGCGGCTGCCGTGACCTGGGCGAGGCGCTGCGGCGCATCGGCGAGGGCGCGGCCATGATCCGCACCAAGGGCGAGGCCGGCACGGGCAACATCGTGGAGGCCGTGCGGCATCTGCGCGCGGTGGTGGGCGGGATCCGTCGCCTGACGCAGCTGGACGCGGGCGAGCTGATGGCCGCCGCCAAGGAACTCGGCGCGCCCTTCGCGCTGGTGAAACAGGTGGCCGAGTCGGGCAAGCTGCCCGTCCCCAACTTCTCCGCCGGCGGCGTGGCCACGCCCGCCGACGCGGCGCTGATGCGCACGCTGGGGGCGGAGGCGGTCTTCGTCGGCTCGGGCATCTTCAAGTCGTCCGATCCGGAGCGCATGGCCAAGGCGGTCGTCGAGGCCACGACCCACTGGCAGGACGCCGACCGTCTCGCGCGCATCTCCGAGGGGCTGGGCGCGGCCATGCGCGGCCTCGACATGGCCGAGATTCCCCAGGATCAGGTCCTGCAGACGCGCGGCTGGTAG
- a CDS encoding PD40 domain-containing protein, whose amino-acid sequence MRTQLPLLVVIALSFNACAPHGLVPRGDYLGQTPPAPGADAALFAPGIVSTALYTRDLAMTPDGGEIYFGVVLGNFDYSTIMVTRRGDDGRWSAPEVAPWAANPDWKDLEPHVSPDGTRLFFMSDRPDPAAGETEPGDADIWVMERAGRGWTEPRNLGAPICSDSAEYFPSTTRDGTLYFTREDAETRSGGIYRSRRLPDGGYAEPERLGEAVNSTPNVFNAFVDPDERFLVVPTFGRDDSLGRTDYYVCFPDGEGGWEGPHNLGPRVNSPGGLEYSASLSPDGRVLFFMATRPRSAPFGDEGMTARSLHQLQAEPGVSNPAIWWIDAGVIDAAR is encoded by the coding sequence ATGCGCACTCAACTGCCCCTGCTCGTCGTCATCGCACTGTCCTTCAACGCCTGCGCGCCCCACGGTCTCGTGCCGCGCGGCGACTACCTCGGTCAGACGCCGCCCGCCCCCGGCGCGGACGCGGCGCTCTTCGCACCCGGGATCGTCTCCACGGCGCTATACACCCGCGACCTCGCCATGACGCCCGACGGCGGCGAGATCTACTTCGGCGTCGTCCTGGGCAACTTCGACTACAGCACGATCATGGTCACGCGCCGTGGCGACGACGGCCGCTGGTCCGCGCCCGAGGTCGCGCCCTGGGCGGCGAACCCCGACTGGAAGGACCTGGAGCCGCACGTCAGCCCCGACGGCACGCGGCTCTTCTTCATGTCCGACCGCCCCGATCCGGCCGCCGGCGAGACCGAGCCGGGCGACGCCGACATCTGGGTGATGGAACGCGCGGGCCGCGGCTGGACCGAACCGCGAAACCTGGGCGCCCCGATCTGCAGCGACTCGGCCGAGTACTTCCCGTCGACGACCCGCGACGGCACCCTCTACTTCACGCGCGAGGACGCCGAGACCCGCTCCGGCGGGATCTACCGCAGCCGCCGTCTGCCGGATGGCGGCTACGCGGAACCCGAGCGCCTGGGCGAGGCCGTGAACTCGACGCCGAACGTGTTCAACGCCTTCGTCGATCCCGACGAGCGCTTCCTCGTCGTCCCGACCTTCGGGCGCGACGACAGCCTGGGGCGCACCGACTACTACGTCTGCTTCCCGGACGGCGAGGGCGGATGGGAGGGGCCCCACAACCTGGGGCCGCGCGTGAACTCGCCCGGCGGCCTGGAGTACTCGGCCTCGCTGTCGCCCGACGGCCGCGTGCTCTTCTTCATGGCCACCCGTCCGCGGTCCGCCCCCTTCGGCGACGAGGGCATGACGGCGCGGTCCCTGCATCAGCTTCAGGCGGAGCCGGGCGTGAGCAATCCGGCCATCTGGTGGATCGACGCGGGGGTGATCGACGCGGCGCGCTGA
- a CDS encoding lipid-A-disaccharide synthase N-terminal domain-containing protein: MQLDGWHVLGGAAQLAFASRFIVQWVVSEARGQSVIPAYFWYASLVGAAGLLVYALHIRDPIFTIGQAFGFVVYIRNLALRRRVRAA, from the coding sequence ATGCAACTCGACGGCTGGCATGTCCTCGGCGGCGCGGCGCAGCTCGCCTTCGCCTCGCGCTTCATCGTGCAGTGGGTGGTGTCCGAGGCGCGCGGGCAGAGCGTGATCCCCGCCTACTTCTGGTACGCGAGCCTCGTGGGGGCCGCCGGACTGCTGGTCTATGCGCTGCACATCCGCGATCCCATCTTCACCATCGGGCAGGCCTTCGGCTTCGTGGTCTACATCCGCAATCTCGCCCTGCGCCGCCGGGTTCGCGCCGCGTGA
- a CDS encoding sigma-70 family RNA polymerase sigma factor, whose protein sequence is MAGVFQNQAESETLNAYLQSIGDFQSLSREQEAAVTVRIREGDEKALEEMITANLKFVVSIAKQYVGQGLSLLDLINEGNLGLIKAAYRFNEKKGFKFISYAVWWIRQSIMQAIVEQGNIVRLPMNKANILYQIRKRNRALWEQLGRQPTKAELAKALGIAESVINEIELATNTYRSLDEPLGTEEDHILLNTLEDEDQPSPAENLDMSEFHSLIEAALDSLSPREAMILRNYYGLGAREPMTLEEIGKDLNISRERVRQVKVKALSRIRNSQVGKRLAEHAS, encoded by the coding sequence ATGGCTGGAGTCTTTCAGAATCAGGCCGAGAGCGAGACCCTCAACGCTTACCTGCAGTCCATCGGTGACTTCCAGAGCCTGAGCCGCGAGCAGGAAGCCGCCGTCACGGTGCGCATCCGCGAGGGGGACGAAAAGGCGCTGGAGGAGATGATCACCGCGAACCTGAAGTTCGTGGTGTCCATCGCCAAGCAGTACGTCGGCCAGGGCCTGAGCCTGCTCGACCTGATCAACGAGGGCAACCTCGGCCTGATCAAGGCGGCCTATCGCTTCAACGAGAAGAAGGGCTTCAAGTTCATCTCGTACGCCGTCTGGTGGATCCGTCAGTCGATCATGCAGGCCATCGTGGAGCAGGGCAACATCGTCCGCCTGCCCATGAACAAGGCCAACATCCTCTACCAGATCCGCAAGCGGAACCGGGCGCTGTGGGAGCAGCTGGGCCGTCAGCCAACCAAGGCCGAGCTCGCCAAGGCGCTGGGCATCGCCGAGTCCGTGATCAACGAGATCGAGCTGGCGACGAACACCTACCGCTCGCTGGACGAGCCGCTCGGCACCGAGGAGGATCACATCCTCCTGAACACGCTCGAGGACGAGGATCAGCCCAGCCCGGCCGAGAACCTCGACATGAGCGAGTTCCACAGCCTGATCGAGGCGGCGCTGGATTCGCTGAGCCCCCGCGAGGCGATGATCCTGCGGAACTACTACGGGCTCGGCGCCCGTGAGCCGATGACGCTCGAGGAGATCGGCAAGGACCTGAACATCAGCCGTGAGCGCGTGCGCCAGGTGAAGGTCAAGGCCCTCAGCCGCATCCGCAACAGCCAGGTGGGCAAGCGCCTGGCCGAGCACGCCAGTTAA
- a CDS encoding spondin domain-containing protein → MNFRTTAALAALALATVLSASASATNYEVTVENLIPGGLDTGQPFSPPVCVVHNAGYSQWAPGAMASPGLEIVAREGDPTTLAAEAMGDANVYSVVVGSGPFFGSQSIMIEGNPGDLFSVAWMLGRTNDLFAGLYDIVLPASGSMSMDTDVWDSGTEVNTGMIEDLGFYGNPNTGPDEDNPISMISSYSVVNDPTYGVLTWNFPPSARVTITVMDPTPTDETSLSAVKSLY, encoded by the coding sequence ATGAACTTTCGCACTACCGCGGCGCTGGCCGCCCTCGCTCTGGCCACCGTGCTGAGCGCGAGCGCGAGCGCCACCAACTACGAAGTGACGGTGGAGAACCTCATCCCCGGCGGCCTCGACACCGGCCAGCCGTTCTCGCCTCCGGTCTGCGTCGTCCACAATGCCGGCTACTCGCAGTGGGCGCCCGGCGCGATGGCCTCGCCGGGACTCGAGATCGTCGCCCGCGAGGGCGATCCCACGACGCTGGCCGCCGAGGCCATGGGCGACGCGAACGTCTACTCGGTGGTCGTGGGCAGCGGGCCTTTCTTCGGCTCGCAGAGCATCATGATCGAGGGCAACCCCGGCGACCTCTTCTCGGTGGCCTGGATGCTGGGCCGCACCAACGACCTCTTCGCGGGCCTCTACGACATCGTGCTGCCGGCCAGCGGCTCCATGTCCATGGACACCGACGTCTGGGACTCGGGCACCGAGGTCAACACGGGGATGATCGAGGACCTCGGCTTCTACGGCAACCCGAACACGGGACCGGACGAGGACAACCCGATCAGCATGATCAGCAGCTACAGCGTGGTCAACGATCCGACCTACGGCGTGCTGACCTGGAACTTCCCGCCCTCGGCCAGGGTCACCATCACCGTGATGGATCCCACGCCCACGGACGAGACCAGCCTCAGCGCGGTCAAGTCGCTCTATTGA
- a CDS encoding peptidylprolyl isomerase, which translates to MTRTQRILLLPLFALALVAGMAGFAAADESATEPVVTLVTSRGDIVLRFFPDSAPEHVKNFLTHARSGLYTGTLFHRVIPGFMIQGGDPNSKDEDPNNDGMGGYSYKGPGTSLPAEFNDRHHTRGILSMARSRDPDSAGSQFFIMHGDAPFLDGKYTVFGETIDGIEVVDAIVNTPRNDRDRPNEDQKILEVKIEDWPTSKVEETKAAMWAADGDKDK; encoded by the coding sequence ATGACCCGAACCCAACGCATCCTGCTGCTGCCCCTGTTCGCCCTCGCCCTCGTGGCGGGGATGGCAGGATTCGCGGCGGCCGACGAGAGCGCCACCGAGCCGGTGGTGACGCTCGTCACCAGCCGGGGCGACATCGTCCTGCGCTTCTTTCCCGACAGCGCCCCGGAGCACGTGAAGAACTTCCTGACGCACGCGCGGAGCGGGCTCTACACGGGCACCCTGTTCCACCGCGTGATCCCCGGGTTCATGATCCAGGGCGGCGATCCCAACAGCAAGGACGAGGACCCGAACAACGACGGCATGGGCGGCTACAGCTACAAGGGCCCGGGCACGAGCCTGCCGGCGGAGTTCAACGACCGTCACCACACGCGGGGCATCCTGTCCATGGCGCGTTCGCGCGACCCAGACAGCGCGGGCAGCCAGTTCTTCATCATGCACGGCGACGCGCCCTTCCTCGACGGCAAGTACACCGTGTTCGGCGAGACCATCGACGGCATCGAGGTCGTGGACGCGATCGTGAACACGCCGCGCAACGACCGCGACCGCCCGAACGAGGACCAGAAGATCCTCGAGGTGAAGATCGAGGACTGGCCCACCAGCAAGGTGGAAGAGACCAAGGCCGCGATGTGGGCCGCCGACGGCGACAAGGACAAGTAG